A single window of Salmo trutta unplaced genomic scaffold, fSalTru1.1, whole genome shotgun sequence DNA harbors:
- the LOC115186709 gene encoding ladderlectin: MEKLAILLLLSAAIALGDANLTLLLGLEPLLKTEVEQTPPVEAQVAAVQEGTKESSCPSDWHTYGSRCFKFVSIPQSWSDSEQNCLALGGNLASVRNLLEYQFMQALTKDTNGHLPDTWVGGFDAVKEGLWMWSDGSRFDYTHWNTGEPNNTGEGEDCLQMNAASEKLWFDVPCEWKFVSICSRRM, encoded by the coding sequence ATGGAGAAGTTGGCCATCCTTCTGCTTCTGAGTGCTGCCATTGCACTGGGCGACGCCAACCTGACCCTGCTCCTTGGTTTAGAACCCTTACTGAAGACTGAGGTGGAACAGACTCCTCCTGTTGAGGCTCAGGTAGCAGCAGTGCAGGAGGGGACAAAGGAAAGTTCATGTCCCTCAGACTGGCACACATATGGATCACGCTGTTTCAAGTTTGTCAGCATTCCGCAGTCATGGTCAGATTCAGAGCAAAACTGTTTGGCACTTGGTGGAAACCTAGCATCCGTGCGTAACCTTTTAGAGTACCAGTTCATGCAAGCACTGACAAAGGACACCAATGGCCACCTACCTGACACCTGGGTTGGAGGTTTTGATGCAGTCAAGGAGGGCTTATGGATGTGGTCAGATGGGTCCAGATTTGACTACACTCACTGGAACACTGGTGAGCCCAATAACActggagaaggagaggactgTCTGCAGATGAACGCTGCAAGTGAGAAGCTCTGGTTTGATGTGCCCTGTGAGTGGAAGTTTGTATCTATCTGTTCCAGAAGAATGTAG